The segment CACCGCGTTGCTGCAGGTGAACGGCAAGCCGCCCACGAAGCGCGAGAACACCTGCACGGAGTCGGGGCCCGTGTAGAAGACGTTCTTGTCCGGGTCGTAGACGCTGAACACGTTGGCCGCGCAGACGACCACGCTCACCAGCTTGCCGAAGATGGCCATGCTCTCGATGTGCAATTCGGCGGGCAGCGTGGCGGCGACGAACTGACTCAGCGAGCCCGAGTTCTCCGGTGCCTCGACTTTGAAATTCGCGTTGCCCTGCAAGGTGACGAAGCGCGTGTCCTGCTTGGCGAGGAGCTGGATCATCGCCTTGGCGTCGGTGATTTCTCCCGAGGGGCCGAACTCCGGTCCGCGGTGCGGACAACCCGCGAGCAGAAGGAGCGAAACGATCGCGAGCCGGTTCATGCCGACGCCTTCGCGAGTGCGCGATCGAGATCGGCCCAGAGCGCGTCTGCAGACTCGAGCCCCACGGAGATGCGCACCATCCCCGCATCGACGCCCGCGGCCGCGAGCTCCTCCGGCGAGAGCGCCGCGTGCGAGCTCATCACCGGCAAGCTGCACAAGCTCTCCACGCTCCCGAGCGACGCCGCGCGCGCGATGAGCTGGAGGTTGTCGAACACGCGCGACGCGGCCGGCAAGCCGCCGGAGACGGTGAACGTCACCATGGCGCCGAAGCCCCGCATCTGCTTCTTGGCGAGCGCGTGGTCCGGATGCGACGTGAGGCCGGGATAGCTCACCGCCGCGACGCGCTTGTCCTTCGACAGCTTCTCCGCGAGCGCGTGCGCCGTCGTTTGCTGCCGCGCGAGGCGAACATCGAGGGTCTGCAGGCCGCGCATGAGCTCCCAGGCGGGCGCGGGATCCATGTTGTTGCCGAGCACCTGGCGGAGCTTGCGAATCGGCTCGATGTGCTTTTCGGAACCGAGCACGACGCCGCCGAGCACATCGGAGTGGCCGTTCAGGTACTTGGTCACGCTGTGCATCACGAGGTCGACGCCGAGCTCGTTGAGCTTCTGGATTCCCGGCGGACCGAACGTGGAATCGACGATCGTCAGCGCGCCGTGTGCGCGCGCGGCACGGACAATCGGCTCCGCATCGACGAGGCGCAGCGTCGGATTCACCGGCGTCTCGAAGTACACGAGCTTGGTGTTCGGCTTGAGCGAGCGTGGATCGGAGAGCGACGCCGCGTCGACGAGGCGAGCGGAGATGCCCCAGCGCGGCGCGACGTGCGCGAGGAACTTGTGCACGCCGCCGTAGATGTTGCGCGCGGCGAGCACCTCGTCGCCCTGGTTGAGGTTCGCGAGAATCGCGGTCGTCGCCGCGGCCATGCCGGAAGCGAACAGACAGCCGCGCTCGGTTCCCTGGAGCTGGGCGAGCTGCTTCTCCGCGGCGTCGACGGTGGGGTTCTCGTAGCGGCTGTACATGAACAGCCCGGGCAGCTCGCCGCGGTTGTAGCGGTCGAGCTCCGCCGCCGACTCGAAGCGGTGGGTCACCGAGCGGACGAGCGGCGGCACCAGATCGCGCGAGGTGGTCATGGGGCGGCGGTTTAGCACGGGCACGCAGTCGCGGGCTCCCGGTTTCCTGTGTCCAAATCCTTAAGACGCAGAGCCGGGTTAACTTCAGCCGCCTCATCGGTTATCTGGTGGTCGAACCGGGGCCCTGCCCCGCTCGCCCGACGTGCGGCCAGGCACTCCCCTTTTGGCCGGCACGGTCGCACCTTTGCAGGTAGATTTGCCCATTGCCCGGCACTTGGCGGGCGCGAGGATTCCCGTGAGTGGAGCCGAGCTCTTTCACCTGATTCGCACCGGCGGCGCGGCGATGGTGGCCATCATCGCCTGCTCCATCCTGTCGATTGCCGTCGCCGTCGAGCGCACCATCGCGCTCTGGAGCGTGGGCTCCGACGCCCGCAACCTGGGCGAGCTCATCTCGCGCCACCTCTTCCGCGGCGACATCGAAGAGGCGCGCAAGGCGTGCGAGCGCTCGCGCAGCATCGCCGCCGACATCTTCCTGGCCGGCTTCTCGCGCCACGGCCGAACGAGCTTCGACGCCGTGGCCAGCGCGGTGGAGCGCGAGCGCCAGCAGGTCGGCCTCAAGCTGCGCAGCCACGTGTGGATCCTGGGCACCATCGGCGCGACGGCGCCGTTCGTGGGCCTCTTCGGCACCGTGTGGGGCATCCTGCACTCGTTCCACCAGATGGCCGCCACCGGCCAGGGCGGCTTCGCCGTCGTCGCGGGCGGCATCTCCGAGGCCCTGGTGACCACGGCCGGCGGCATCCTCGTCGCCGTCGAGGCGGTGGTGCTCTACAACTTCTTCCAGACGCGCCTCTCCCGCACCGGCGTGGAGCTCAAGCTCGCGGCCGACGAGTTCCTGGAGCTGCTCAAGGAGCGGCCCAACCTGGCTGCTGCCGCGGGTGCGCCCTTGCCCACCGCCGAGCAGAAGCCGGCGAGCGCCTGAGGATTTCGCATGGCGATGAGCAAGCTACCCGGTGACAGCGAGGAAGGCGCCGACGGCGTCTTCGCGGACATCAACATCACCCCGCTCACCGACATCTTCCTGGTGCTGCTGATCATCTTCATGGTCACCAGCTCGGCCATCGTGGAGTCGCAGAGCGGCACCGCGGGCGTGAAGGTGAACCTGCCCAAGGGCGGCGCCACCGACGTGCAGACCACCCAGCAGGACCTCGCCGTGGCGGTGCTTGTCGACGGGCGCATCATCATCGGCGGCAAGGTGATGACCCAGGACGAGCTCAAGGCCGCGTTCGAGTCCGCGCACGGCAAGAACCCGGACATGACGGTCATCGTCCAGGCCGACGCCGGCGTGCCCCACGGCAAGGTCGTGGACGTGATGGAGCTGGCCAAGGGCGCGGGCCTCGCGCACCTGGCGATCGCCACACGGGCGCAGTAGTCACGCCGCCTCGGCGACCTCGGTCGGCGGCGCGAGGGGAAGCTCCTGCACCTTGCGGCTCCGCGCCTCGACGTAGCTCGGGAAGTGCGCCTGCTCCCAGATCGTCGCCCGCGTGCGCAGCGTCCCCATCAGCCAGTCGCCCAGCGGCAAGAGGAAGTTGGTGTTCGCCTCGGTGTCGAGGTGGTGCAGGTAGTGGTGCCGGTCGAGGAAGCCAAAGAACGGCAGCTTCTCGAGCGCGCTCTGCCCCGGATAGTGGACGGCGTCGTGCATGCGCACGAAGAGCCAGAGCTCCACGGCCAGCCCGCCGCAGAACGAAGCGGTGAACCACGGGTTCTCCGCCAGGAGCGCCGTCGGCAGGACGACCGTCGCCGCCGCCACCGTGCCGTAGAAGAGCCACTGGGCGCCCATGGAGAGCACGCGGCTCCACGCCGAGTCACACATCACCGCCGGCTGGGGCGGCCACACCGGGATGTAGTTGATGGGGCCGTCGTGCACGTAGCGCGCGGGCGTGTAGTGGATGAAGTGGTGCCCCCGGTGGTGCAGGTCGTAGATGGCGCGCAGAAGCGGCGGTCGCCAGCGCCGGTGCATGAGGAAGCGATGCACCAGCCATTCGCCCACCGCCCCAACGAGCACCGAGGCGCCGAGCCCGAGCCCCGCGAGCACCACGTTGGGCACCAACCCTCGCCGAGCAGCCACGACGAGCGTGGCGTGCAGGAGCGACGTCCCGATGATCACCGAGAGGACGCGCGCGGCCGGCGGCCTCGGACGGCGCCCGTCCGACGAGGGCGACACGGCTTCCATGATCTCCCCCTCGGCGCAGCGGCTACTTGAGCCACTTCAGCCACTTCTTCTTCTCGGGCTCCGGCTCGGCCTGCTTCTGCGCGGGCTGCGCCGGCGCGGCGGGCTTCTTGGCGGGCTCGTTCTCGTCGAGGTAGGCGCGGAGCATCTTGTCCAGCTCCGAGACCGACGAGCTCGGCCGCGCGGGCGGTACGCCCTTCGACGCCGGCCGCGCCTGCACCGGGTTCGACTTCGACGCCGGCCGCGCCTGCGGCAAGCCTCCGCGCGGCGCCCGCGCGAGCTCCAGCGGCGCCTCGTCGATCGGCGGCATGGTCATCGGCCGGCTCGAGGGGGCGGGATTCGGGGTCGGCTTCACCAGCCCGGCGAGCGGCGACGTATCCGGCGGCGGGGGCGGCGGCGTGGCTGCGGGTCGCATCAGCCCCGAGATCGGCCCGGTGTCCGCAGGCGTCGGCCCGGACGGCTCGGGATCCATCAGGCTGCCGAAGAGCGGCGCTGGCTCGGGGAT is part of the Deltaproteobacteria bacterium genome and harbors:
- a CDS encoding aminotransferase class I/II-fold pyridoxal phosphate-dependent enzyme, whose protein sequence is MTTSRDLVPPLVRSVTHRFESAAELDRYNRGELPGLFMYSRYENPTVDAAEKQLAQLQGTERGCLFASGMAAATTAILANLNQGDEVLAARNIYGGVHKFLAHVAPRWGISARLVDAASLSDPRSLKPNTKLVYFETPVNPTLRLVDAEPIVRAARAHGALTIVDSTFGPPGIQKLNELGVDLVMHSVTKYLNGHSDVLGGVVLGSEKHIEPIRKLRQVLGNNMDPAPAWELMRGLQTLDVRLARQQTTAHALAEKLSKDKRVAAVSYPGLTSHPDHALAKKQMRGFGAMVTFTVSGGLPAASRVFDNLQLIARAASLGSVESLCSLPVMSSHAALSPEELAAAGVDAGMVRISVGLESADALWADLDRALAKASA
- a CDS encoding MotA/TolQ/ExbB proton channel family protein; this encodes MVAIIACSILSIAVAVERTIALWSVGSDARNLGELISRHLFRGDIEEARKACERSRSIAADIFLAGFSRHGRTSFDAVASAVERERQQVGLKLRSHVWILGTIGATAPFVGLFGTVWGILHSFHQMAATGQGGFAVVAGGISEALVTTAGGILVAVEAVVLYNFFQTRLSRTGVELKLAADEFLELLKERPNLAAAAGAPLPTAEQKPASA
- a CDS encoding biopolymer transporter ExbD yields the protein MAMSKLPGDSEEGADGVFADINITPLTDIFLVLLIIFMVTSSAIVESQSGTAGVKVNLPKGGATDVQTTQQDLAVAVLVDGRIIIGGKVMTQDELKAAFESAHGKNPDMTVIVQADAGVPHGKVVDVMELAKGAGLAHLAIATRAQ